The following proteins are co-located in the Noviherbaspirillum sp. UKPF54 genome:
- a CDS encoding cytochrome c gives MKTSIKVWLIVVGMATCNGAVFAQQQKIDLGKQEFEANCAACHGVNGKGGGPMADQLRSSPADLTQLAKKNGGVLPTARLYEVIEGANVPSHGTRTMPVWGREFQIESAEFYKEARGNYDAAAVVRGRILMLIEYLSRIQAH, from the coding sequence ATGAAAACTTCAATTAAAGTATGGCTGATTGTTGTTGGCATGGCGACCTGCAATGGGGCTGTCTTCGCACAGCAACAGAAAATAGACCTTGGCAAGCAGGAATTCGAGGCAAATTGTGCCGCATGCCATGGTGTGAATGGCAAGGGCGGCGGCCCGATGGCGGATCAACTGCGCAGCAGCCCTGCGGACCTGACTCAACTCGCCAAGAAGAATGGGGGAGTATTGCCGACGGCGCGATTATACGAAGTGATCGAAGGCGCCAACGTGCCAAGCCATGGCACGCGGACCATGCCTGTTTGGGGCAGGGAGTTCCAGATCGAGAGCGCCGAGTTCTACAAGGAAGCGCGCGGCAACTACGACGCGGCAGCGGTAGTTCGTGGACGCATCCTGATGCTGATCGAATATCTTAGTCGCATTCAAGCGCACTGA
- a CDS encoding DMT family transporter, with the protein MSYTPSRTVAYGCLALSMSLVGSYVALSKPLAVVFPVFLLAWLRFGIGGLAMLRWLKKPATELPLSWQTKKLVFLESFLGNFMFTICMITGVSMTSAVSAGVIMATIPAVIALMSWIFLKERIGARVWAAVACGALGIGLLALAKPSHAAGDARQAAWLGNLLVFAAVLCEASYAVIGKKLTVVMSPKRISAVINLWGFALMTPLGLYAAIGFDFARVGAGMWLLLVFYGLAASVWTVWLWMTGLKSVPAAQAGVFTVMLPVSAALVGVAVLGETLSGIQMAAFAVSLAGILLATAPQKRAGYAVSRQTGGVGKQQG; encoded by the coding sequence ATGAGTTACACACCGAGCCGCACGGTGGCCTATGGCTGCCTCGCCCTCTCCATGTCCCTGGTGGGCAGCTATGTCGCATTGTCGAAGCCGCTGGCCGTCGTCTTTCCGGTTTTCCTGCTGGCCTGGCTGCGCTTCGGCATCGGCGGGCTGGCGATGCTGCGCTGGCTGAAAAAGCCGGCGACCGAGCTGCCGCTGTCATGGCAGACCAAGAAACTGGTGTTCCTCGAATCCTTCCTCGGCAATTTCATGTTCACGATCTGCATGATCACCGGCGTCTCCATGACCAGCGCGGTATCAGCCGGCGTGATCATGGCCACCATCCCGGCGGTGATCGCGCTGATGAGCTGGATCTTCCTGAAGGAGCGCATCGGCGCGCGCGTCTGGGCGGCGGTGGCGTGCGGCGCGCTCGGCATCGGCCTGCTGGCGCTGGCCAAGCCGTCGCATGCGGCGGGCGACGCCCGGCAGGCGGCCTGGCTCGGCAACCTGCTCGTGTTCGCGGCGGTGCTGTGCGAGGCGTCCTACGCGGTGATCGGCAAGAAGCTCACCGTGGTGATGAGCCCCAAGCGCATCAGCGCCGTCATCAACCTGTGGGGTTTCGCGCTGATGACGCCGCTCGGGCTGTACGCGGCGATCGGCTTCGACTTCGCGCGGGTAGGGGCGGGGATGTGGCTGCTGCTGGTGTTTTATGGGCTGGCGGCGAGCGTGTGGACCGTGTGGCTGTGGATGACGGGCCTGAAGTCGGTTCCCGCCGCGCAGGCCGGCGTGTTTACCGTGATGCTGCCGGTAAGCGCGGCGCTGGTGGGCGTGGCGGTGCTTGGCGAGACGCTCTCTGGCATCCAGATGGCCGCTTTCGCCGTGTCGCTGGCCGGCATCCTGCTTGCCACTGCGCCGCAAAAGAGGGCGGGCTACGCCGTCTCCCGTCAAACCGGCGGCGTCGGAAAACAGCAGGGGTAG
- a CDS encoding filamentous hemagglutinin N-terminal domain-containing protein, with amino-acid sequence MKNASVFSIKPMTFAILLAFSAGAYAQIASGTLPVGPTVVNGTVAINNPAANTMQITNTPGAIVNWNSFSIGSASVVTINQTAGPASSILNRVTGADPSQIMGRLESNGRVFLINPNGVLFGAGSVIDTQSLIASTRDISNANFLAGNYLFEGAGPGRITVDQGALITTASHGPNGQVWLFADKVALQQGSNINAPDGQVMLAAGTQLQVGSNSLGNMTFTVATGSANTIDSYGSVAAQRGAVGMFADSIVHGGQVATGGGPGEVLLMAARDITVPDGGAINASGEMGDSGGHITLNAGNRLKIGAQASVAADGSSQGGSGGLIDLIAYDLQVSPVASGMGNVHASAKVAGAPNGDVRVMLRSAPVDAMPAAGQFAVTLSSGKDMYPTVTTLADGSSVVTWMSMDLPPNVLWDVKYSTVYAQRIGPNGQSLGGRIQIGSVTGNQSYPSVAPTRDGGFLIAWSDGRTGRREVWTRAFDANGMPVTADLKLSSDAGDQDNIKLATLADGRILTTWSSRSSISPLVIDIRAQLVDARGNPVGAPFTINMTGSADKGSQYRPDIAPLADGGFVVTYHAIASGSYYADAYGRRFDRNGVPVGPEFTIAATTRDDWRITTKGLLDGGFVVVWDTTIDSSYTTRMFYRRYDARGVMIQGDTPVGMAPGGSGQSFAQVTPMADGGFVIVWKSYQNGTGSSNADVYAQRFGANGLPAAAPKLVAGGVAGQWEPTVAATADNGYTVTWYTDQNGNMDIYAQRFASPVMQAAVAGGVSGELRNRGYMTAQGVSNGTASEPVLVLPAPEPVVTTAVAAPVAPAPVSTETSTASAISSASGTTTSPTSTTSVTSIVSTTTTAALPGTTSSTVANDKDERKEKTPEAADAPKITVKPQPPVKQEPALAGKTESALNAVRQVTPTGMTDFVLPGASPVFANTVSVQPVRNAEGNVIGYAVSKEDNRDARDGK; translated from the coding sequence ATGAAAAACGCTTCCGTATTCAGCATCAAGCCGATGACTTTCGCCATCCTCCTGGCGTTTTCGGCAGGCGCCTATGCGCAGATCGCGTCCGGCACCTTGCCTGTCGGGCCTACCGTGGTAAACGGTACCGTCGCCATCAACAATCCCGCGGCGAACACCATGCAGATCACCAACACGCCCGGTGCGATCGTCAACTGGAACAGCTTCTCGATCGGCTCGGCATCCGTGGTGACGATCAATCAGACGGCCGGGCCTGCCAGCTCAATCCTGAACCGCGTGACCGGCGCCGATCCGTCGCAGATCATGGGCCGGCTCGAATCGAACGGCCGCGTATTCCTGATCAACCCGAACGGCGTGCTGTTCGGCGCGGGCAGCGTGATCGACACGCAAAGCCTGATCGCCTCGACGCGCGACATCAGCAACGCCAATTTCTTGGCCGGCAATTACCTGTTCGAGGGCGCGGGCCCCGGCCGCATCACGGTCGACCAGGGCGCGTTGATCACCACTGCCTCGCACGGCCCGAACGGGCAGGTCTGGCTGTTTGCCGACAAGGTTGCATTACAACAGGGCAGCAATATCAACGCGCCGGACGGGCAGGTCATGCTTGCCGCCGGCACGCAACTGCAAGTTGGCAGCAACAGCCTTGGCAACATGACCTTCACGGTGGCGACCGGCAGCGCCAACACGATCGACAGCTATGGCAGCGTCGCCGCGCAACGCGGTGCGGTCGGCATGTTCGCCGACAGCATCGTGCACGGCGGGCAGGTTGCGACCGGCGGCGGCCCCGGCGAAGTGCTGCTGATGGCCGCGCGCGATATCACCGTTCCCGATGGCGGTGCCATCAATGCCAGCGGCGAGATGGGCGACAGCGGCGGTCACATTACGCTCAATGCCGGCAACCGGCTGAAAATCGGTGCGCAGGCCTCAGTTGCCGCCGACGGCAGCAGCCAGGGCGGCAGCGGTGGCCTCATCGACCTGATTGCCTATGACCTGCAGGTATCTCCGGTAGCCAGCGGCATGGGCAACGTGCACGCCTCGGCCAAAGTGGCGGGTGCGCCCAACGGCGACGTGCGCGTGATGCTGCGCTCCGCGCCGGTGGATGCGATGCCGGCTGCCGGCCAGTTCGCCGTGACCCTCTCGTCCGGCAAGGACATGTACCCGACCGTGACCACCCTGGCCGACGGCAGCAGCGTCGTCACCTGGATGAGCATGGATCTTCCGCCCAACGTGCTGTGGGACGTGAAGTATTCCACCGTGTACGCGCAGCGCATCGGGCCCAACGGGCAGTCGCTTGGCGGCCGCATCCAGATCGGCAGCGTGACGGGCAATCAATCCTATCCATCGGTCGCGCCCACGCGCGACGGCGGCTTTTTGATCGCCTGGAGTGACGGCCGCACCGGACGGCGCGAAGTCTGGACACGCGCCTTCGATGCCAATGGCATGCCGGTCACGGCCGACCTGAAGCTGTCCTCCGACGCGGGCGACCAGGACAACATCAAGCTCGCCACGCTCGCCGACGGCCGCATCCTGACGACCTGGTCGAGCCGGTCGTCGATATCGCCGCTGGTGATCGATATTCGCGCACAGCTGGTCGATGCCAGGGGCAATCCGGTCGGCGCGCCATTCACCATCAACATGACCGGCTCCGCCGACAAGGGCTCGCAATACCGTCCCGACATTGCGCCGCTGGCCGACGGCGGCTTCGTCGTGACCTATCATGCCATTGCCTCCGGATCGTATTACGCCGATGCCTACGGCCGCCGCTTCGACCGCAACGGCGTTCCGGTCGGCCCGGAATTCACCATTGCAGCGACTACAAGGGACGACTGGCGCATTACGACCAAAGGTCTGCTTGACGGTGGATTTGTGGTGGTGTGGGACACCACGATCGATTCGTCGTACACCACCCGCATGTTCTACCGGCGCTACGATGCACGCGGCGTGATGATCCAGGGCGACACGCCGGTAGGCATGGCGCCAGGGGGCTCCGGCCAGTCCTTTGCGCAGGTCACGCCGATGGCCGACGGCGGTTTTGTCATCGTATGGAAGAGCTACCAGAACGGCACCGGCAGCAGCAACGCGGACGTGTACGCGCAACGCTTCGGCGCCAACGGCCTGCCGGCTGCTGCGCCCAAGCTGGTCGCCGGCGGCGTGGCCGGCCAATGGGAGCCGACTGTCGCGGCCACCGCAGACAACGGCTACACCGTCACCTGGTACACCGACCAGAACGGCAACATGGACATCTACGCACAGCGCTTTGCCAGCCCGGTAATGCAGGCTGCCGTGGCCGGCGGAGTCAGCGGCGAATTGCGCAACCGCGGATACATGACGGCGCAGGGCGTGTCGAACGGGACTGCGTCCGAGCCGGTGCTCGTCCTGCCGGCGCCGGAACCGGTCGTGACCACCGCCGTGGCCGCTCCCGTTGCGCCAGCACCGGTTTCCACTGAAACGTCCACTGCATCGGCCATCAGCAGCGCAAGCGGTACGACGACCAGCCCGACGAGCACAACCAGCGTGACCAGCATAGTAAGTACGACGACTACTGCAGCTTTGCCGGGCACAACGAGCTCAACCGTCGCCAACGACAAGGACGAAAGGAAGGAGAAGACCCCCGAAGCGGCAGACGCGCCAAAGATTACGGTGAAGCCGCAACCGCCTGTGAAGCAGGAACCTGCGCTGGCAGGAAAGACCGAGTCGGCCCTGAACGCGGTACGGCAAGTCACGCCGACCGGCATGACCGACTTCGTGCTGCCGGGAGCGTCGCCGGTGTTTGCTAATACCGTCTCCGTGCAGCCGGTGCGCAATGCCGAGGGCAATGTGATCGGCTATGCGGTGTCGAAGGAAGACAACCGGGACGCCCGGGACGGCAAATAA
- a CDS encoding ShlB/FhaC/HecB family hemolysin secretion/activation protein, whose product MSRLSLIFGAMLMGGAATACAKAPEPVEPLAAPTDSARFPVRGFIIDGNSMVATERILASLRPYLGESQPADALLQAHETVCRLYEEAGYAMVSVELPSTIGLDGIIRLRVREMAVGRVHISGNEHYSNAYFRAALPALQENRSPNFAVLARQLFLANDHSGHQVALNFAPGAEGTADVDIKVKDLDPVRVAVSADNTGTPATGRSRTTLIATHANLWGAGHEATAGLTTSPESPGSVHQYTLSYQLPLPALGDRLQFGYSYSNTNAGRVDNAFYVSGQGSIASLRLQHNLMRTADTRHLLEFGIEDKRYKNTVDYSGTNLGVDVNGRPVSVNYVFGARSGASSIRASVGHVRNIPGGARNDDATYDRSRLGASASWSAWRANADVTVVAASQWSLHSVLETQYASAPLISSEQFGLGGAYSVRGFEEREALGDRGWRLSNEALAPAIAGQHRLLAFVDAGRPYRLNPQPGDTSVATMLSWGLGWRWTLKDSISTSLDWARVVNGTLVTPAGSNAVHISAVWRFI is encoded by the coding sequence ATGTCCCGGCTTTCACTTATTTTCGGCGCCATGCTGATGGGGGGCGCCGCCACCGCCTGCGCTAAGGCTCCCGAACCGGTAGAGCCGCTCGCCGCGCCGACCGATAGCGCGCGCTTTCCGGTTCGCGGTTTCATCATCGATGGGAACTCGATGGTCGCCACCGAGCGCATCCTCGCTTCCCTGCGTCCCTATCTCGGTGAATCCCAACCGGCCGATGCCTTGTTGCAGGCGCACGAGACGGTGTGCCGGCTCTACGAGGAAGCCGGATATGCGATGGTGTCGGTCGAACTACCGTCCACCATCGGCCTGGACGGCATCATTCGCCTGCGGGTGCGCGAGATGGCGGTAGGCCGCGTCCATATCAGCGGCAACGAGCATTATTCCAACGCGTATTTTCGTGCCGCACTGCCGGCGCTGCAGGAAAACCGCAGCCCCAATTTTGCGGTGCTGGCGCGCCAGCTGTTTCTGGCAAACGATCATTCGGGCCACCAGGTCGCGTTGAATTTCGCGCCCGGCGCCGAAGGCACGGCCGACGTCGACATCAAGGTCAAGGACCTCGATCCGGTGCGCGTCGCGGTCAGCGCCGACAACACCGGAACGCCCGCGACCGGGCGCAGCCGCACCACGCTGATCGCCACCCACGCCAATTTGTGGGGCGCCGGCCATGAGGCGACCGCCGGCCTTACCACCTCGCCGGAATCGCCCGGCAGCGTTCACCAGTACACGCTGTCGTATCAGTTGCCGTTGCCGGCACTGGGCGACCGCCTGCAGTTCGGCTACAGCTATTCCAATACCAATGCCGGCCGCGTCGATAACGCATTCTACGTGTCGGGCCAGGGTTCGATCGCCAGCCTGCGCCTGCAGCACAACCTCATGCGCACCGCCGACACGCGCCATCTGCTCGAATTCGGCATCGAAGACAAGCGCTACAAGAATACGGTCGACTACTCCGGCACGAACCTCGGCGTGGACGTGAACGGCCGCCCGGTCAGCGTCAATTACGTGTTCGGCGCCCGCAGCGGTGCCAGCAGCATCCGGGCCAGTGTTGGCCACGTGCGCAACATTCCCGGCGGCGCGCGCAACGACGATGCGACCTACGACCGCAGCCGCCTCGGTGCGAGTGCGTCGTGGAGCGCGTGGCGCGCAAACGCCGATGTCACCGTCGTCGCGGCCTCGCAATGGAGCCTGCACAGCGTGCTCGAAACCCAGTACGCTTCCGCGCCGCTGATTTCTTCGGAACAGTTTGGCCTGGGCGGCGCGTATTCCGTGCGCGGCTTCGAGGAGCGCGAGGCCCTCGGGGACCGGGGCTGGCGTTTGAGCAACGAGGCGCTGGCGCCGGCCATCGCCGGGCAGCACCGCCTGCTCGCCTTCGTCGATGCCGGCCGGCCGTACCGGCTTAACCCGCAGCCCGGCGACACGTCCGTTGCCACGATGCTGAGCTGGGGCCTGGGCTGGCGCTGGACGCTCAAGGACTCAATATCCACGTCGCTCGACTGGGCGCGCGTGGTCAACGGAACGCTTGTCACCCCGGCGGGCAGCAATGCGGTTCATATCAGCGCCGTTTGGCGATTCATCTAA
- a CDS encoding diguanylate cyclase → MLAALDPHTLGIAVSIVLFTVAFQAMFYLLTTKSYPGNECWAVALMVLAFSFLALQLRGRIPDIVSVLGLNYGVFLSMCLFYDGLARFHGRTGRTRMNLVNHGMALLAAGGVLLHYAFNGVSINGRVLLFHGFQLFISVRMLAMIAQSRNPQQRGPYAALFMVFLTVACVSLTRIYLLLDAPPITSLLQQDVGIRMIMLVGMAQALILWFCILLITHTRIERELEEARGKAELASRTDTLTGLRNRQHFEAEFRREIERASRYGQPVSLVIFDIDHFKRVNDQHGHQTGDEVLVEVARCASKMTRASDLLCRWGGEEFVLLMLAADDDALKAADKLRRHIEQHTFPQVGAITISAGLAQLRADDDPATLIRRADNALYRAKSRGRNRVEKEVSDFASASPLSLRWAPGFTCGHPAIDEQHQILFGKTNLLLERCGGRDDKEVVELMEDLLRETERHFRYEEGVLRKSGYPHLKEHGEEHARLNQKGRLLLDQFRTGQAPSSTLSSFAVRELALGHISEEDLSYVSYIN, encoded by the coding sequence ATGCTCGCCGCCCTCGACCCCCATACCCTCGGCATTGCCGTTTCCATCGTGTTGTTCACGGTCGCGTTCCAAGCGATGTTTTACCTTCTGACGACAAAAAGCTATCCCGGCAATGAATGCTGGGCAGTCGCGCTGATGGTGCTGGCTTTTTCCTTTCTGGCGTTGCAGCTGCGCGGCCGGATCCCGGATATCGTCAGCGTTCTTGGTCTCAATTACGGCGTCTTCCTGAGCATGTGCCTGTTTTACGATGGGCTGGCACGCTTTCATGGCCGTACCGGTAGGACACGCATGAACCTGGTTAACCATGGCATGGCGCTGCTGGCTGCGGGAGGCGTTCTGCTGCATTACGCGTTCAATGGCGTCAGCATCAATGGGCGGGTGCTGCTGTTCCATGGTTTTCAGCTGTTCATCTCGGTGCGCATGCTGGCGATGATCGCGCAATCGCGCAACCCGCAGCAGCGGGGGCCGTATGCGGCCCTGTTCATGGTATTCCTGACGGTGGCATGTGTGTCGCTGACGCGCATTTATCTGCTCCTCGACGCGCCGCCGATCACCTCCTTGCTCCAGCAGGATGTCGGGATACGGATGATCATGCTGGTCGGAATGGCGCAGGCGCTCATTCTGTGGTTCTGCATCCTGTTGATTACGCATACCCGCATCGAGCGGGAGCTGGAAGAAGCGCGCGGCAAGGCGGAGCTCGCTTCCCGCACCGATACCCTGACAGGTTTGAGGAACCGCCAGCACTTCGAAGCGGAATTCCGGCGCGAAATCGAAAGGGCGTCGCGCTATGGCCAGCCTGTCTCGCTGGTCATATTCGATATCGATCATTTCAAGCGCGTCAACGACCAGCACGGCCATCAAACGGGGGACGAGGTTCTGGTGGAAGTTGCGCGCTGCGCCAGCAAAATGACGCGCGCCTCCGACTTGCTGTGCCGCTGGGGCGGCGAGGAATTCGTTCTCTTAATGCTAGCCGCGGATGACGATGCGTTAAAGGCCGCCGACAAGCTGCGTCGCCATATCGAGCAGCATACATTCCCGCAGGTCGGCGCCATTACGATCAGCGCCGGCCTGGCGCAACTGCGCGCTGACGACGACCCGGCAACCTTGATACGTCGGGCAGACAATGCGCTGTACCGCGCCAAGTCACGCGGCCGCAACCGGGTGGAAAAGGAAGTGTCGGACTTTGCATCCGCTTCCCCTCTGTCGCTGCGCTGGGCGCCTGGCTTTACCTGCGGCCATCCGGCAATCGACGAGCAGCATCAGATCCTGTTTGGCAAAACCAACCTTTTGCTCGAACGTTGCGGCGGACGCGACGACAAGGAAGTCGTCGAACTGATGGAAGACTTGCTGAGGGAAACCGAACGCCATTTCCGTTACGAAGAAGGCGTACTGCGAAAGAGCGGATACCCGCACCTGAAGGAGCACGGCGAGGAACACGCGCGGCTCAACCAAAAGGGACGCTTGCTGCTGGATCAATTCCGTACCGGCCAAGCACCGTCAAGCACGTTGTCAAGTTTCGCCGTACGCGAGCTGGCCCTGGGGCATATTTCCGAGGAAGACCTAAGCTATGTCTCGTATATCAATTGA
- a CDS encoding glycosyltransferase family 41 protein, translating into MYPERVAKALQRAQANLNAGDAHAALVDLEKAVQKFPKGFQCWLLYGQAKGYLGDHAGAEQCFRRAVAILPRDINGWNCLGLSYSARGMFQPAADAFSKAVMCAPLAHSDIYHNLGSALLELGRYQEAATVYEETIPRKDTGDLWALLAMCYKGMERYQDALQANLKALERGITGYTIHLNLSSCYSVLKDFDSAAAHARAALDAKPGDDAALLNLGLAQIEAGRLGDGLLSLSQCARPDAGAARLLAQQYIDPVDPRALREAHEAATAALTAGIEARHIARELKPGERLRVGFVSGDLRLHPVAFFLEGLMAWLDRSQLEVFVYSEVRKPDEVTERFRQMGDHWRETAGLGDDAFVERVDLDALHVLVDLVGHTNGSRMTAYARRLAPVQATYLGYSGTTGLRQMDYVLSDTVLVPDSDAESHYTEQVVRLGPVLATYTPPAGTVPVSPLPMDANGYPTFGSFAQRKKISPATIDMWIATLKAVPDARLMVMSSGLSAVAARERFAALFAGADIDAQRLILRGPGTMEEYLAAHSQVDVILDTMPWNGHTTTMHALWMGVPTLTVDGVHHASRLGESVARAAGLERYVVARPAEFPARAAQIVGEPARLREERATMRNRLSTSPLFDHDAMARSFGAACAAMWKARASADAAAGSAPM; encoded by the coding sequence ATGTATCCGGAACGTGTAGCGAAAGCGCTTCAGCGCGCACAAGCCAACCTGAATGCGGGCGACGCGCACGCTGCGCTCGTTGACCTGGAAAAGGCCGTCCAAAAATTCCCCAAGGGCTTCCAGTGCTGGCTCCTGTATGGGCAAGCGAAGGGGTATCTTGGCGATCACGCCGGCGCGGAGCAATGCTTCAGGAGGGCCGTGGCGATTCTGCCCAGGGATATCAACGGATGGAACTGCCTCGGCTTGTCCTATTCCGCGCGCGGCATGTTCCAGCCGGCGGCGGATGCGTTTTCCAAGGCGGTCATGTGCGCGCCGCTCGCGCATTCCGACATTTACCATAACCTCGGCTCCGCGCTGCTCGAACTTGGCCGCTACCAGGAAGCGGCCACCGTTTATGAAGAAACGATTCCGCGCAAGGACACGGGCGACCTGTGGGCATTGCTCGCCATGTGCTACAAGGGCATGGAGCGTTACCAAGATGCGCTGCAAGCCAACCTGAAAGCGCTCGAACGCGGCATAACGGGCTACACGATTCACCTGAATCTCAGCAGCTGCTACAGCGTTCTCAAGGACTTCGACAGCGCGGCAGCGCACGCCCGGGCGGCCCTCGACGCCAAGCCTGGCGACGATGCCGCGCTCCTCAATCTCGGCCTCGCCCAGATCGAGGCGGGCCGCCTTGGGGACGGCTTGCTCAGCTTGTCGCAATGCGCGCGGCCGGATGCCGGCGCGGCACGCTTGCTGGCCCAGCAATATATCGACCCGGTGGACCCCCGGGCATTGCGCGAGGCGCATGAAGCCGCGACGGCGGCGCTGACGGCGGGTATCGAAGCACGCCATATCGCCAGGGAGCTGAAGCCGGGCGAGCGGCTGCGCGTGGGTTTCGTCTCGGGCGACTTGCGGCTGCACCCGGTCGCATTCTTCCTCGAAGGCTTGATGGCGTGGCTCGACCGCAGCCAGCTGGAAGTGTTCGTGTACTCGGAAGTGCGCAAGCCGGACGAGGTGACCGAGCGGTTCCGGCAAATGGGCGACCATTGGCGGGAAACCGCCGGCCTTGGAGACGATGCATTCGTTGAGCGGGTGGACCTGGATGCATTGCATGTTCTCGTCGATCTCGTCGGCCATACGAACGGATCGCGGATGACGGCGTATGCGCGCCGTCTGGCGCCGGTGCAGGCAACGTATCTCGGCTATAGCGGCACGACCGGATTGCGCCAGATGGACTACGTGTTGTCGGATACGGTGCTCGTGCCGGACAGCGACGCTGAGTCGCACTACACGGAACAAGTCGTTCGGCTCGGACCGGTGCTCGCTACCTACACGCCTCCCGCCGGCACCGTGCCGGTATCGCCTTTGCCGATGGACGCCAACGGCTATCCGACGTTCGGTTCGTTTGCGCAGCGCAAAAAAATCAGCCCTGCCACCATCGACATGTGGATTGCGACATTGAAGGCGGTGCCGGATGCAAGACTGATGGTGATGTCGAGCGGCCTGTCGGCGGTGGCCGCACGGGAACGCTTTGCTGCCCTGTTTGCCGGCGCCGACATCGATGCGCAGCGGCTGATCCTGCGCGGCCCCGGAACGATGGAGGAATACCTGGCCGCGCATTCCCAGGTCGATGTAATTCTCGACACCATGCCGTGGAATGGGCACACCACGACGATGCACGCGCTCTGGATGGGAGTGCCGACGCTGACCGTCGACGGCGTGCACCATGCCAGCCGGCTTGGGGAATCCGTCGCGCGGGCAGCCGGGCTGGAGCGCTATGTCGTTGCGAGGCCGGCCGAGTTCCCGGCCCGCGCGGCGCAGATCGTTGGCGAGCCGGCACGGCTGCGCGAAGAACGCGCGACGATGCGAAACCGGCTCTCGACATCGCCGCTTTTCGACCATGACGCCATGGCGAGAAGCTTCGGCGCGGCTTGTGCGGCGATGTGGAAGGCGCGGGCATCGGCGGATGCCGCTGCCGGATCGGCGCCGATGTAG
- a CDS encoding TrpB-like pyridoxal phosphate-dependent enzyme produces the protein MSTTKILLDESDIPTHWYNIVADMPNPPAPPLGPDGKPLSPDALAAIFPASLIEQEMSAERWIAIPEKVREIYQLWRPTPLFRAHRLEAALGTPCKIYYKFEGVSPAGSHKVNTSVAQAYYNAEAGIKRIATETGAGQWGSSMALAGQMFGLEVRVYMVKVSYHQKPYRRSMMQTWGAEVFASPSEQTNVGRAALAENPDNQGSLGLAISEAVEEAASRADTNYALGSVLNHVLLHQTVIGLEAKKQFDKAGDYPDMIFAPCGGGSNFGGVAFPFFADKAAGKNVRLVAVEPTSCPTLTRGHYAYDYGDTAKLTPMTLMYTLGHDFMPPGIHAGGLRYHGDSALVSQLYHEKLLEAVAVPQLATFEAGVRFARTEGIIPAPESSHAIAAAIDEAMRCKETGEAKTLFINLSGHGHFDMGAYDSYFSGKLQDYAYPEDAIKAALERLPKVE, from the coding sequence ATGTCGACAACCAAGATCCTGCTTGACGAATCCGATATCCCGACGCACTGGTACAACATCGTGGCGGACATGCCGAATCCCCCGGCGCCCCCGCTTGGTCCCGACGGCAAGCCGCTCTCGCCGGATGCGCTGGCCGCGATTTTCCCGGCAAGCTTGATCGAACAGGAGATGTCAGCAGAGCGCTGGATTGCGATCCCGGAAAAGGTGCGCGAGATTTACCAGCTCTGGCGCCCCACGCCCCTGTTCCGCGCGCACCGTCTCGAAGCCGCGCTCGGCACCCCGTGCAAGATCTACTACAAGTTCGAAGGCGTCTCCCCCGCCGGCTCGCACAAGGTGAATACCTCCGTTGCGCAGGCCTACTACAACGCCGAAGCCGGCATCAAGCGCATCGCCACCGAAACCGGGGCAGGGCAGTGGGGCAGCTCGATGGCGCTGGCCGGCCAGATGTTCGGCCTCGAAGTGCGCGTCTACATGGTCAAGGTCAGCTACCACCAGAAGCCGTACCGCCGCTCGATGATGCAGACCTGGGGCGCCGAAGTGTTCGCCAGCCCCTCCGAGCAGACCAACGTCGGCCGCGCCGCGCTCGCGGAAAATCCCGATAACCAGGGCTCGCTCGGCCTCGCCATTTCCGAAGCGGTGGAAGAAGCCGCCTCGCGCGCCGACACCAACTACGCGCTCGGCTCCGTGCTCAACCACGTGCTGCTGCACCAGACCGTGATCGGCCTGGAAGCGAAGAAGCAGTTCGACAAGGCGGGTGACTACCCCGACATGATCTTCGCCCCCTGCGGCGGCGGCTCCAACTTCGGCGGCGTGGCCTTCCCCTTCTTTGCCGACAAGGCCGCTGGCAAGAACGTGCGCCTGGTCGCCGTCGAGCCGACTTCCTGCCCGACTTTGACGCGCGGCCACTACGCGTACGACTACGGCGACACCGCGAAGCTCACGCCGATGACGCTGATGTACACCCTCGGCCACGACTTCATGCCGCCAGGGATACATGCAGGCGGCCTGCGCTACCACGGCGACTCCGCGCTGGTGTCGCAGCTCTATCACGAAAAACTGCTGGAGGCAGTCGCTGTGCCGCAGCTCGCCACGTTTGAGGCCGGCGTGCGCTTCGCTCGCACGGAAGGCATCATCCCCGCGCCGGAGTCGAGCCATGCGATTGCCGCGGCCATCGACGAGGCGATGCGCTGCAAGGAGACGGGGGAAGCGAAGACGCTGTTCATCAACCTGTCCGGCCACGGCCACTTCGACATGGGCGCGTACGACAGCTACTTCAGCGGCAAGCTGCAGGATTATGCGTATCCGGAGGATGCGATCAAGGCGGCGTTGGAGAGGCTGCCGAAGGTGGAATAA